The window GCCGACGAGACCGCCCGGAACCGTGCCGGGCAGGAAGTCGAGGACCTCCCGTTCCCCGTCCGGGGTGGTGGCGAGCCCGTGCACGCGGGGCACGCCGGCGAGGGGTTCCAGCCGGCGCAGCAGGTCGTGGACGCGCGGGGTGTGCGGGCCGGTCGGACGCCGCACCGTGCGGCCGACGCGGACGACCTCGTTCACCCCACCGCCGGTGAGCACCTCGACGTCGTCGGAACCCTCCTCGCACTGCGCCACCGCCGGGGACCCGTCAGGCCGGCAGGGGCAGGACGCAGGACGGCGACCCGACCTCGAGGACCGAGCGGTCCACGACCGTGAGGTCGTCGTCGAGGGCGAGGTGGACGAGCTGGTCGGAGTCCTGCGCGGCGACGTAGAGGTGGCGTCCCACGGCGACGACGTGCCGCGGGTTCACGGCACCGATCGCGACGTCCCGCACGGGACGGGCGACGCCGTCCGCGACCTCGTGCAGCGTGAGCACCTCGGCGCGGCGGTTGGCGACGACGAGCCCCCACGGCGTGCGGCAGACCTCCGAGGGGTAGACCCGTCCGGCGGTGGGGACGGGCACGGCGAGCGCGGGGTTCCGGACGGGGTCGGCGAGCAGGCCGTCCCGGACCGCGAGCGACGTCACCGTGGCGTCGAGCTCGCCGGCGACGACGAACCGGTCCCCGTCCGGGCCCGGCACCAGGGCGCCGTGCCGGGGGCCCGTCCCCGGCGTGAGCGCGAGGACCTGCGCGGGTTCGGGGGACAACCCCTGCGCCGTCACGTCGTGGACCCGGACCTCGTCGGTCCCGAGGTCGAGGACGGCGACGCGACCCCCGGGCAGGACCGTCGTGGAGTGCGGGTGCGAGGCCTCCTGCCGTTCGGTGTCGGGGCCGGACCCGCTGCCGCGCAACGTCTGCCGGAGTTCGGTGACCGAGCCCCCGGCCAGTGCGAGGACACCGACCCCGCCGCCGTAGTTCGCGGCGAGGACGAACCCCGGGACGACGGTGAGGTGGCACGGCGACGACCCACCACTGGGAGCCCCGCCCACCCGTTCCCAGGCCCCGCCACCGACACGCCAGGACGACACGAAACCGTCGTCCACCTCGTGCGCGGCGTGGACGGTGCCGTCCGGGCCGGCGGCCAGGAACGAGGGCGAGGG is drawn from Kineococcus endophyticus and contains these coding sequences:
- a CDS encoding lactonase family protein, producing MDAQVLAVGSYTAATGGRGPGLVLVERDPVTGRLGRLGAAVDVPSPSFLAAGPDGTVHAAHEVDDGFVSSWRVGGGAWERVGGAPSGGSSPCHLTVVPGFVLAANYGGGVGVLALAGGSVTELRQTLRGSGSGPDTERQEASHPHSTTVLPGGRVAVLDLGTDEVRVHDVTAQGLSPEPAQVLALTPGTGPRHGALVPGPDGDRFVVAGELDATVTSLAVRDGLLADPVRNPALAVPVPTAGRVYPSEVCRTPWGLVVANRRAEVLTLHEVADGVARPVRDVAIGAVNPRHVVAVGRHLYVAAQDSDQLVHLALDDDLTVVDRSVLEVGSPSCVLPLPA